In Desulfuromonas acetoxidans DSM 684, one genomic interval encodes:
- a CDS encoding FAD:protein FMN transferase, whose product MLRRIIILVTLVLIGTVVYLNHAPKGQIGPLLLSGSTMGTTYHLKVFVPPESKLNTDEISKQVSASLDKIDRLMSTYKEDSEVSRFNALPSNQWLPISEPTYHVINAAVRYSAMSDGAFDITVGKLVNLWGFGPTINVNAIPDAKNIDRLRNKIGYTKLQMRPDPMEILKESDAIYIDLSAIAKGYAVDAVAAVLEQNALHNYMVEIGGEIRTSGHKQTGQPWSIGIESPVTDQRSVQKVLHLQQSAMATSGDYRNYFEHNGQRFSHTIDPRTGYPITHKLASVTVLAETCMDADALATLLTVLGPESGMEFAEKNNLAVFMIIKTNDGFTEKSSTSFTPFLKQ is encoded by the coding sequence ATGCTTCGACGCATTATTATCCTCGTAACACTGGTTCTTATCGGTACCGTCGTGTATCTTAACCACGCGCCAAAAGGCCAAATCGGCCCCCTGTTGCTTAGTGGTTCAACTATGGGAACAACGTATCACTTAAAGGTTTTTGTTCCACCAGAGTCTAAATTAAACACTGACGAGATCTCTAAACAGGTCAGCGCATCTCTTGATAAGATCGATCGGCTGATGTCAACATACAAAGAGGATTCTGAGGTCTCCCGATTTAACGCGCTGCCGAGTAATCAGTGGTTACCCATCTCCGAACCCACCTATCACGTCATTAATGCGGCAGTGCGCTACAGCGCTATGAGTGATGGTGCATTTGATATTACAGTTGGAAAACTTGTCAATTTATGGGGCTTTGGACCAACCATTAATGTCAATGCAATCCCGGATGCAAAAAACATCGACCGACTTCGCAACAAAATCGGCTACACCAAATTACAGATGCGTCCTGATCCGATGGAAATTTTGAAAGAATCTGACGCAATCTATATTGATCTTTCCGCAATTGCCAAAGGCTATGCAGTTGATGCGGTGGCTGCCGTTCTTGAACAAAATGCCCTGCATAACTACATGGTCGAAATCGGCGGGGAGATCAGAACATCAGGACACAAACAAACAGGACAGCCATGGTCTATAGGTATTGAAAGCCCGGTCACCGATCAGCGCTCTGTACAAAAAGTGCTCCATTTGCAACAATCTGCCATGGCAACTTCCGGCGACTATCGCAACTATTTTGAACACAATGGACAGCGTTTCTCCCATACCATTGATCCACGCACCGGTTATCCGATCACACATAAACTGGCCTCAGTCACCGTTCTTGCGGAAACCTGCATGGACGCTGATGCTTTAGCCACATTGTTGACCGTTTTAGGTCCTGAGTCGGGTATGGAATTTGCTGAGAAAAACAACTTAGCTGTTTTTATGATTATTAAAACCAACGATGGATTTACAGAAAAATCCAGTACGTCCTTCACCCCATTCCTCAAACAGTAA
- a CDS encoding NADH-quinone oxidoreductase subunit N produces MLNTAFLPELALMLTVLVLFFMTLGKFRTGTIQGASLLLTAVTLVATFMSMNAQDSLFFDAYLVDSLSQLFKMVIVGGLFLVFLLGRGLTGIEGKLHCEYNMFLAISALGLMFLSSSVELLTILLSLEISSYALYVVIPFRNGQGRIHVEAGIKYVLFGAASTGLTLYGMSYIFGLAHTTYLNELAQLMPSLVATQPLAVIAMILVMTAFFYKLALFPMHFWTPDVYQGASNETTSFVATLPKVGAVLLLIRFVAVAGYDVSQLTWVLAVIAVLSMTLGNLTALVQTDLKRLLAYSSIAHAGYVMIGILTADEMGMSAAVFYVIGYLLMNLGCFYVIYNVAPDGENVSFDDLKGLSRRSPLLALTLLVSAFGMAGIPPTIGFIGKFMLFTGAIHKGFYALVILAVINAAVAAFYYLKMARAAYCAPDSDQEVIALPFTAKLLGTFFILAIIIIGAMPQSLLATAKHAVETLM; encoded by the coding sequence ATGTTAAACACAGCTTTTCTGCCCGAGTTGGCACTGATGTTAACGGTCCTGGTCTTGTTCTTCATGACCTTGGGCAAGTTTCGCACTGGTACCATTCAAGGTGCCAGCCTGTTATTGACTGCCGTGACGCTTGTGGCCACGTTTATGTCCATGAACGCACAAGACAGTCTTTTCTTTGATGCTTATCTGGTCGATTCGCTTTCTCAGTTGTTTAAGATGGTGATTGTCGGGGGCCTGTTTCTGGTGTTCTTGCTTGGTCGTGGTTTAACCGGGATCGAAGGTAAGCTCCACTGTGAATACAACATGTTTCTGGCTATCAGTGCTCTGGGGCTGATGTTCCTGAGCAGTTCAGTGGAGTTATTGACGATTCTGCTTAGCCTCGAGATTTCATCTTACGCACTGTATGTGGTGATTCCGTTTCGCAATGGCCAGGGGCGTATCCACGTGGAAGCCGGTATCAAGTATGTTCTGTTTGGTGCTGCTTCAACTGGACTGACCCTGTATGGCATGAGCTATATTTTCGGCCTGGCCCATACCACCTACCTCAATGAACTGGCTCAGTTGATGCCGTCACTGGTTGCAACTCAACCTTTGGCTGTTATCGCCATGATTCTTGTCATGACGGCGTTTTTCTACAAACTGGCACTGTTTCCGATGCATTTCTGGACTCCTGATGTTTATCAGGGTGCATCCAACGAAACAACCAGCTTTGTTGCAACGCTGCCGAAAGTTGGTGCCGTTCTGTTGCTGATCCGTTTTGTTGCTGTCGCTGGTTATGATGTCAGCCAGTTAACCTGGGTTCTTGCTGTTATCGCGGTTCTGTCTATGACCCTTGGTAACTTGACTGCCTTGGTACAGACGGATCTTAAGCGTCTGCTGGCGTATTCCAGTATTGCCCACGCCGGTTATGTCATGATTGGTATCCTGACCGCTGATGAGATGGGTATGTCTGCGGCCGTGTTCTATGTCATTGGCTACCTGCTGATGAATCTGGGTTGTTTCTACGTCATTTACAACGTAGCTCCGGATGGTGAGAACGTCTCTTTTGATGACTTGAAAGGACTGTCTCGCCGTTCACCCTTGTTGGCGTTGACTTTGTTGGTCTCTGCCTTTGGTATGGCCGGTATTCCGCCGACAATCGGTTTTATTGGTAAGTTTATGCTGTTTACCGGGGCAATTCATAAGGGTTTTTATGCACTGGTTATTCTTGCCGTTATCAATGCGGCTGTGGCTGCATTTTACTATCTCAAGATGGCCCGAGCAGCCTATTGTGCTCCTGACTCCGATCAGGAGGTGATTGCATTGCCGTTCACGGCTAAATTGCTCGGAACATTCTTTATTCTGGCCATTATTATCATCGGTGCCATGCCTCAGAGCCTTTTGGCGACAGCAAAGCATGCCGTTGAAACATTGATGTAA
- a CDS encoding complex I subunit 4 family protein, translating into MEKYLILNTLNFPILSMLLLIPVVGAVVAMFLRGDTLLKFWGLAVTLVTAVISLPLWSRFDQTTAKYQFVELRHWFPALNLDYVVGVDGISVLLVLLTTLVMPLCILCSWTYIKTRMKEFIIVTLLMETAMLGVFVSLNTVLFYIFWEGMLVPMYLIIAIWGGDRKDYASIKFFLYTFAGSIFLLVSIVAMYITTGTFFIPELMDHNFAFSYQMWIFLACALGFAIKMPMFPFHTWLPAAHVQAPVAGSVILASILLKMGGYGFLRFCLPMAPAATVYCMPYLIIMSLVSIIVGGYLALGQSDIKKLIAYSSVGHMGFVTLGIFLLNDAGIKGAMLQMINHGVTTGALFILIGLIYERTHSREISDNSKLGMFMPIYVTFLGIFSLSSLAFPGTNSFVGEFLVLFGAFDKYPLVGALAIPGAILAAAYMLRLLQKMVWDDSDGHGHHGDDHGDEHHLTDCNFREFIQLAFLTVFVFWIGLHPTPLLDMMDTSVAHLIHQVDAGSAVQEAVHHGEHHALLNQAGAWVKNLF; encoded by the coding sequence ATGGAAAAGTATCTAATCCTGAATACATTAAATTTCCCGATCTTATCGATGCTGCTGCTGATACCGGTAGTCGGGGCTGTTGTGGCCATGTTTTTGCGTGGTGACACACTATTGAAATTCTGGGGTCTGGCAGTGACTCTGGTGACTGCTGTTATCTCATTGCCGTTGTGGTCTCGATTTGATCAGACCACGGCGAAATATCAGTTCGTCGAACTGCGCCATTGGTTCCCGGCACTCAACCTCGATTATGTGGTTGGTGTGGATGGAATCAGTGTCCTGCTGGTTCTGTTGACGACGCTGGTCATGCCGCTGTGTATCCTGTGCTCTTGGACCTATATCAAGACACGGATGAAGGAATTCATCATTGTGACCTTGTTGATGGAAACAGCGATGCTCGGCGTTTTTGTCAGCCTGAACACGGTTCTCTTCTATATCTTCTGGGAAGGGATGCTGGTGCCGATGTATCTCATCATCGCAATCTGGGGTGGTGACAGGAAGGATTATGCTTCGATCAAGTTCTTCCTTTACACCTTTGCCGGTAGTATCTTCCTGCTGGTTTCCATTGTTGCGATGTACATCACCACAGGGACCTTCTTTATCCCTGAGTTGATGGATCATAACTTTGCGTTCTCCTATCAGATGTGGATCTTCCTGGCGTGTGCTCTCGGCTTCGCCATCAAAATGCCGATGTTCCCGTTCCATACCTGGCTGCCTGCTGCTCACGTTCAGGCCCCGGTCGCCGGTTCAGTTATTCTGGCCAGTATCCTGCTGAAAATGGGTGGTTACGGTTTCCTGCGTTTCTGCCTGCCCATGGCACCTGCCGCAACGGTCTACTGCATGCCGTACCTGATCATCATGTCGTTGGTCAGTATCATCGTTGGTGGCTATCTGGCTCTTGGTCAATCGGATATTAAGAAGTTGATTGCTTACTCCTCTGTTGGCCACATGGGTTTTGTCACACTGGGTATTTTCCTGCTGAATGATGCCGGTATCAAAGGTGCCATGCTGCAGATGATCAACCACGGTGTCACGACAGGTGCTCTGTTTATCCTGATCGGTCTGATCTATGAGCGTACACATAGCCGTGAGATTTCCGATAACAGTAAGCTGGGGATGTTCATGCCGATTTATGTCACTTTCCTCGGCATCTTCTCCCTGTCTTCGCTGGCCTTCCCAGGTACCAATAGTTTTGTCGGCGAATTCCTGGTTCTGTTCGGAGCGTTTGATAAATATCCTCTGGTTGGCGCTTTGGCAATTCCTGGTGCGATTCTCGCAGCAGCCTATATGCTGCGTCTGTTGCAAAAAATGGTTTGGGACGATTCAGATGGTCATGGCCACCACGGTGATGATCATGGCGATGAACACCATCTGACCGATTGTAACTTTAGAGAATTTATTCAACTGGCATTCTTGACCGTATTCGTATTCTGGATCGGTTTACATCCGACGCCGTTGCTTGACATGATGGATACCAGTGTGGCTCACCTGATCCATCAGGTTGATGCCGGTAGCGCGGTACAGGAAGCTGTTCACCATGGTGAACACCACGCCCTGCTTAATCAAGCAGGTGCCTGGGTCAAGAACCTCTTCTAA